In Vreelandella piezotolerans, one genomic interval encodes:
- the tolR gene encoding protein TolR, with translation MQGPFNRSGKSKPMGEINVVPFIDVMLVLLVIFMITAPMLTQGVQVDLPQVTSEPIETQEDNDPIIISVDREGGYFITLGEDSTAVTLDEMSERVVAILQRRPGTPVMVRGDRNVPYGQIVLLMSTLQRSGVANVGLLSEPPQDG, from the coding sequence ATGCAAGGTCCGTTCAATCGTAGTGGCAAAAGCAAGCCGATGGGGGAAATCAATGTCGTCCCCTTCATCGACGTCATGCTCGTGCTGTTGGTCATCTTTATGATTACCGCTCCTATGCTGACGCAGGGTGTGCAGGTCGACCTTCCACAGGTCACCTCCGAGCCTATTGAGACTCAGGAAGATAATGACCCGATCATCATCTCAGTCGATCGAGAGGGCGGCTACTTCATTACGTTGGGTGAGGACTCGACGGCCGTGACGCTCGACGAGATGTCGGAAAGGGTCGTGGCCATTCTGCAACGCCGCCCGGGAACACCGGTCATGGTGAGGGGTGACCGCAATGTACCCTATGGCCAGATCGTTCTTCTGATGAGCACGCTGCAGCGCTCGGGTGTCGCCAACGTGGGGCTGCTTTCCGAGCCGCCGCAAGATGGTTAA
- the tolQ gene encoding protein TolQ, which yields MNDNAMSIPHLIMSASTVVQLVMLLLVVGSILSWVVIFQRSIALRRAKQEYNQFEESFWSGVDLNELYREIPADDPRHGAEHIFQAGFREFNRLMPKTRSADTVLEGVQRSMRVAWSREEDRLTQHLVFLATVASASPYIGLFGTVWGIMGSFQSLSMTQQATLATVAPWIAEALIATAMGLFAAIPAVIFYNRLSNNASRLLGKYEDFAEEFHAILHRNLQGRDGKPSAG from the coding sequence GTGAACGATAACGCCATGTCCATTCCCCACTTGATAATGAGCGCCAGCACGGTCGTACAGCTGGTCATGTTGCTGCTCGTGGTGGGGTCAATTCTCTCGTGGGTGGTGATTTTTCAGCGCAGTATCGCGCTACGACGAGCCAAGCAGGAGTACAACCAGTTCGAAGAGTCGTTTTGGTCTGGCGTTGACTTGAACGAACTCTACCGTGAGATTCCTGCGGACGATCCTCGGCACGGCGCAGAGCATATTTTTCAAGCTGGTTTTCGTGAGTTCAATCGCTTGATGCCCAAGACTCGCAGTGCTGACACCGTTCTCGAAGGCGTTCAACGCAGCATGCGCGTTGCCTGGTCGCGGGAAGAGGATCGTCTGACTCAGCATCTCGTGTTCTTGGCAACGGTCGCCTCTGCCAGTCCCTATATCGGCCTATTTGGCACGGTGTGGGGCATCATGGGGTCGTTCCAGTCGCTCTCCATGACGCAACAAGCCACGCTCGCCACGGTGGCCCCCTGGATTGCAGAGGCGCTGATTGCCACCGCCATGGGGCTCTTCGCTGCGATTCCCGCCGTTATTTTTTATAACCGTCTCTCCAACAATGCGTCCCGCCTACTGGGCAAATACGAAGACTTTGCTGAGGAGTTTCACGCCATTTTGCATCGTAATCTGCAAGGGCGTGACGGCAAACCTAGCGCTGGTTAA
- the tolA gene encoding cell envelope integrity protein TolA, producing MAVKPPRDPQDVGYTWPTILAIAVHLLVIVFSLIKLPSMTAEPDSSSIVQATFVSTETFTDQAQQVTEQQAAMNSATEPETPDPEPPSEEPSAEEQAAAEAQRQAEAEAAEQARALEQAQAEAEAEAQRRAEEAERLAEQQAAEAQAREAEAQRAREEAEAQRQREVEAERARAEAEAQRQREAEEQRQREEEAQRQREAEEQRAREEEARRQREAEEQRAREEAEAQRAREAEAERQREEEARRQREAEEQRAREAEAQRQREAEERRAAEAAEAAMQRQLAGEAEAAANAQQAQQAANSFINIVRRAVEQAWLIPPAASDSMSATIQVRLGPSGELLATSVAASSGDSAFDRSAMQAVEHAAPFSELRDLPAEQQRTLRQFNLRFTPGDVR from the coding sequence ATGGCTGTGAAACCACCGCGTGACCCTCAAGACGTTGGCTATACGTGGCCGACGATTTTGGCCATTGCCGTGCACCTGCTCGTCATCGTGTTTAGCTTGATAAAGCTACCCAGTATGACGGCCGAGCCTGACTCCTCTTCGATCGTACAAGCGACGTTCGTGAGCACGGAAACGTTTACCGATCAGGCTCAGCAAGTCACCGAGCAGCAGGCGGCTATGAACAGTGCCACTGAGCCTGAAACGCCCGATCCAGAACCGCCCAGCGAAGAGCCCTCTGCAGAGGAGCAGGCCGCCGCCGAAGCCCAGCGACAAGCGGAGGCCGAAGCGGCTGAACAAGCCCGCGCCCTCGAACAAGCGCAAGCAGAGGCCGAAGCCGAGGCGCAGCGTCGTGCTGAAGAGGCTGAACGGTTGGCCGAACAGCAGGCAGCCGAAGCTCAGGCTCGCGAAGCCGAAGCGCAGCGTGCTCGCGAAGAAGCAGAAGCCCAGCGTCAGCGAGAGGTGGAAGCAGAGCGTGCACGAGCGGAAGCGGAGGCTCAGCGTCAGCGTGAGGCCGAGGAACAGCGTCAACGCGAGGAAGAAGCTCAACGTCAGCGCGAGGCGGAAGAGCAGCGTGCTCGCGAAGAGGAGGCTAGACGTCAGCGCGAAGCCGAAGAGCAGCGCGCACGTGAAGAAGCCGAAGCGCAACGTGCTCGGGAGGCAGAGGCGGAGCGTCAGCGCGAAGAGGAGGCTCGTCGCCAACGAGAAGCAGAGGAGCAGCGCGCGCGTGAGGCAGAAGCCCAGCGCCAACGGGAAGCCGAAGAGCGTCGCGCCGCAGAGGCGGCAGAAGCCGCTATGCAGCGCCAGCTCGCTGGAGAAGCAGAGGCGGCTGCCAATGCTCAGCAAGCACAGCAAGCAGCGAACAGCTTCATCAACATCGTGCGCCGTGCCGTTGAGCAGGCGTGGCTGATTCCGCCCGCTGCGAGTGATTCGATGAGTGCTACGATACAAGTACGGCTTGGCCCATCGGGTGAGCTGTTAGCGACTTCTGTGGCCGCCTCCAGCGGCGACAGTGCATTTGATCGTTCGGCCATGCAAGCGGTCGAGCATGCTGCCCCGTTCAGCGAGTTACGTGACTTGCCAGCGGAGCAGCAGCGTACTTTACGTCAATTTAATCTGCGATTTACCCCGGGGGATGTTCGCTGA